In Colletotrichum higginsianum IMI 349063 chromosome 1, whole genome shotgun sequence, the DNA window TAAGCCTCGGGGGCCGAGACGCGGCGGCCAGTGAGGATCAGATCGCGGGCGCGAGAAAGACCGATAAGGGCGGGCAGGCGGTGAGTGCCGCCGGCACCGGGGATGATGCCGAGGCGGGTCTCGGGGAGGCCGATCTGGGCGTTGGAGGAGAGGACACGGAAGTGGGTGGAGAGtgcgagctcgaggccgccgccgagggcgagggaggagatggccgagatcGTCGGGATGGGGAGGTTCTGGAGGGAGGTGAAGGTAGAGCGCAGGTTGTGGAGGAACTCGTCGGTCCTGCGCAAAGCTTGTTAGCGTATGGGCCGCGCAAAGCATACCGAAGCTTGGTGTGCAAGCACTTACTCTTCCTGGGTGAAGCCGCGCCTCTCCTTTAGGTCGGCACCGGCGCAGAAGCTCGTCTCGACAGCGCTTGCCAGGACCAAGGCGCGGGTCGGGCCCTTGACGTCTTTgccggcagcaccgccaAAGATCTGCTTCTGGGGCAGCTCGGCGCCAGACTCCGGGTCATACTGGGcgtggacggcgtcgacctcggcgcgcaGCTGGGAGAGTAAAGCCTTGGAGAGGGCGTTGCGGGCCTTTGGGCGGTTGAGCTCGAGGATGCGGATATGGCCGGACCCGGGGGCAGGCAGCTGGGTAACAGTGATGAGCGGCTGGTTCGAGTCCGAGGCTGTTGATGTTGAGTAgaaggccgcggccgccgactTTGTGGATGAAGCGACGGGTGTGCGCGGGATGCGGATTGCGACGCGGAGGGGAGCAAGGCGGGGAGGCATGGTGATGGTTGAAAGGGGACAGGTTGGGGGCTGAAATTGGGGGAGATTTCGAGAAGAATTGATCAATTGAGAAGCCGAGAATAGGTGTCTCGAGATGGCTTGGTTGGGGGAATTGTCGTGTGCCGTCGTGTGCCGTCCAGAGTTTGAGAATTaggccgaggacgtggaTTGTATGAGCTTCTGCTCAATTGGTGAAAAGGCGATGACGTTCATAGCATTTCGGGTTAACTCGGCTATTTATGGAGACATTCCCCACGTGGTGTGGCTTGTTACCTGTCGCGTGTCCTTGACAGCTCACAGCTGTCGAGAGCTGTCCCCCAGCTGATAAGAACATTGCACCTCGGTGGAAGAAGCTTTGCGGCCAAGCtcaccgaggccggcggggaAACGGGCCAGGaacagacacacacacacacacacttacACACCGTATGGTCTTCCCCTCTTATAACATCCATCGTCAGTCCTTGGCTGTTGACTTCCACTTCAACAAACGCCGGCTCAACAGCGTGATTTCGGCCAGAGATCACCACCAgcgtctcccccccccggaaGCAGCCTGTGCACACCATCCATTCAGGGAGAATATAGAACGCCATCCCATCATCAAAAGGGGGCGCCCCTGGCCCGTGCACAAGTGACGTCCGCTGTCTCGATGCCAAGCTCAGACGCCAAGCTATCCTGTCCCTGGCCCAGACGCACCTCTGGCTGGGAAGAGCAATGATGGAAATTCCCTTTAAATCGCGCCGcccgtcctcctcatctctCGTCTCTTCCTCGTGGCAGTCATCCAACCGGCCCTTTACTCTGTCCAGGATTCATCATGTCAGACAGCACAGCAGAGAGCATTCTCGTCCCCTTCCTCGGGGCATTCCAGGCCTCCTTATCCGTCCTGCTGACCATATCTGCCGGAGTCATCGCCGCGCAGttcggcctccttgacgatgCCAGCAGCAAGAAGTTGTCCACCTTCTGCGTTCGCCTGGCCCTCCCCGCCCTCCTCATCACAAATGTTGGGTCCCAGCTTGACCTTGAGACTGTGAGTTCGCGGCCCACCTCGGCACCTACACCCGACTTGTCTGACGGCCATTGACCCATTTATTAGGCAGTTCGGTATGTCCCAATCGTCATTTGGGCCATCTTCTACACTGTCGTCtccatcggcatcggcttcATTCTCACAAAGGTCTTCGGCATGCCCGACTGGGTCATTCCGGCCATCGCCTTCAACAACACAACCAGCCTGCCTCTCTTGCTCGTTCAGTCTCTGGATGCCACGGGAATTCTCAGTTCCATTGATGACTCTTCTGGGGTAGTTACCAAGGCAAAGAGTTTCTTCCTGGTCAATGCCATGGTTGGAAACTCCCTGACATTTGCTTTGGGGCCAAGACTCCTCAacggccaagaagaggaggcccCTGACAAAgtcgaaggcgacgacgagggcgacgacgatacAGTTGGCGAGGATGATCTCGAGTCCCAGGAGCAAGACGCAGTCGAGAGGAACGAACAGACTTCGCTTCTCCCCAAGCCGGCCGCTGCGAAAGGTACCCGCGTTGGATATTTCGCCTATGGAAAGGGCAGCAAGTACTGGTCGTCCCTGTCGCCCACAACCCGCTCCATTCTCGCTATGATGTACAGTTTTGTCAACGCAcccgtcatcggcgccctcctcggagccttcatcggcctcgtccccGCCCTCCACCGCCTGTTCTTCAACGAGCCCGAGGAAGGTGGCTACCTCAACGCGTGGCTTACATCCTCCATCAAGAACGTGGGCGAGCTGTTCGCCGTGCTCCaagtcatcgtcgtcggcgtgaAGCTTTCCAAGGCCATCTTGCAGTATAAGAACGGAAACGACTCCAAGGAGAGCAGGGTCCCCCTGGTGCCGTTCCTGGCCGTCACTTTTGTGAGGTTCATCCTGTGGCCAGTCATTTCTATAGGCGTCATATACGTCCTGGCCAGCCGAACGAACGTGGTGACCCAGGACCCACTGCTGTGGTTCTGCTTGATGCTCATGCCCACTGGCCCCCCAGCCATGAAGCTTTCTGCGCTGGCCGATTGCGAGGACTCGGAGGAGTCGCAGAAGATGCTGATTGCCAAGTTTTTGACCGTAAGTGTTGCTTTTCGATGAGTGAGATGGGAAAAGTTTGCTAATCATATCGCAGATTTCGTACATAATATCCCCTTTGATTTGCTTTGCTGTTGTCGGTGCCTTGAAGGCAAGCGAAGCCGTGACCGGGAAATAGCGTAAATTTAGCCACTTGTCTATGTTTCACGATTAAACACCTTGCTACGAATTAAAGACTTTCAAGCGCAGCCTAGAATTGGCATGTTCTGACTCACAAGTGCAATAGCTGCCGCCTCCGCACGTTGTAGACGAGACCACAGCATCAACAATGGTCCATTCTGTCATGGTTATGGCCACAAGTCCTCTATGACTTACCATCAGTTTGCATCTTGTTTACAATTGCCTGCGACAGTTCAGTTTTGCTCAGGTTAATAGACATTTGAGTTCCAAAGATGGAAGGGGGGCCGGTCCTCTAAATGTTTTGAGTCGCAGCCTAGCAAGTAGGCAATGCGCAACTTGCGATTCATCAACTTTCGTCAACTGCTGCCTCTGCTTTGGTATTCATGTCAAATATTTACCGGGAGATCAGGCCCAATAGCAAAAATACAGTAGACTGAAAACGATGGCAAGTTAGTACTCAACCGCTTCATGCCACTTCTAGTGTATACTCCAATATCTTCCAGAGCCAAGATAGGCTCAGAGGCTTAACATAAGCAACCCAGAGAGCATAGGTTGGCCCCTCAAGGTTTTACAATACAGTTATAATATACATACCTCATCTCCATCTattagtactattattagcTTCGCAGCCTTAGCTTCTACTAATAGACACTACTATAGATAGCCGACTGTAACATCTCGTCTCTATAGAGCCCACTTGAGGGACTACATAAGAGTAGTTAAACTAGTAACCTAGGGAAATATAAACTATGTAGTAGCTAAAATGCAAGATCTTAGGGACAAAAGAAAGGCTATTGTACTGTAGAGTATCTAGCTCTAGCCTATAGCCCTCTATACTCTATACCCCTTAGGAGGTCTTTAGCAAGAGTTCTACCCTTTTATTTATAATGCTATTCTTCCTTCTATACAGTTATACGCAGCTTTAATAGCTAGCTATAAGCTTATGCTAATACACTAGCGAACTGTAACCCTAATTGGAATACTAGGCTTCTTGTATTCTAACGTGAAAACATTGACTCTGCGGGGAGGGATGAAATTAGTAGGAAGTTGCATCTTGTATTTATAAAACATGTGAGCCAGAATGATTGTAAGTTTAGCAGTAGCTAGACTAATAGCTTATACAATTAGTAAAGAGAATATTTACTTAGTTGATTAACCTCTACAATTTATTGCGTTACTTACTTTTAACTAATATACATTCTAGAGCCCTTAGAAAAGGAAACCTGATACTGCTTAAGGTTTTTGCTATTCGGCGCAAGCTAGCAATTGGGTGTTACAACCTGAATTTAGTTAGTGACTAATGCAGCCTGGAATAGCCCCTGGCGCAAATAGTAGGGTAGAGAGATACTTACATATGCAGGTGCACAGTGCAAGCTGAATAATAGAATAGAAGAACTAGAGAAGattatataataaattagTTTGaattactagtaatttaATATAATTCTGCACTTAGAATTAGTAAACTACTAaactaatttaatactaagaattactaataatagaaagtaatttaataatagAATACTAGAATATAAGgatatt includes these proteins:
- a CDS encoding enoyl-CoA hydratase/isomerase, translating into MPPRLAPLRVAIRIPRTPVASSTKSAAAAFYSTSTASDSNQPLITVTQLPAPGSGHIRILELNRPKARNALSKALLSQLRAEVDAVHAQYDPESGAELPQKQIFGGAAGKDVKGPTRALVLASAVETSFCAGADLKERRGFTQEETDEFLHNLRSTFTSLQNLPIPTISAISSLALGGGLELALSTHFRVLSSNAQIGLPETRLGIIPGAGGTHRLPALIGLSRARDLILTGRRVSAPEAYFLGIADRLVEITHDEAEKAGEGDKDKGVLLAARRAVLSESVRLAGEICEGGPIAVRAALQAVAWAREEVENKMYERVVATEDRNEALKAFQEKRKPVFKGQ
- a CDS encoding Membrane transporter codes for the protein MSDSTAESILVPFLGAFQASLSVLLTISAGVIAAQFGLLDDASSKKLSTFCVRLALPALLITNVGSQLDLETAVRYVPIVIWAIFYTVVSIGIGFILTKVFGMPDWVIPAIAFNNTTSLPLLLVQSLDATGILSSIDDSSGVVTKAKSFFLVNAMVGNSLTFALGPRLLNGQEEEAPDKVEGDDEGDDDTVGEDDLESQEQDAVERNEQTSLLPKPAAAKGTRVGYFAYGKGSKYWSSLSPTTRSILAMMYSFVNAPVIGALLGAFIGLVPALHRLFFNEPEEGGYLNAWLTSSIKNVGELFAVLQVIVVGVKLSKAILQYKNGNDSKESRVPLVPFLAVTFVRFILWPVISIGVIYVLASRTNVVTQDPLLWFCLMLMPTGPPAMKLSALADCEDSEESQKMLIAKFLTISYIISPLICFAVVGALKASEAVTGK